Genomic segment of Bacteroides stercoris ATCC 43183:
GTTCTGTAACGCCCAGTTTTTCCACTTCAATGGTTACACTCTTCGGAGTAATCAATACGGAGTTGAGCTGTATGACATGGCTTCCCGGCTGCAAATTACGGAGAATGAAATTACCGTTTGCATCGGTAGTAACCTGTCTGTCCTGCCCGGTCAGAGTGACGATGACTCCGGGTACAGGCTCATTGCTCACTGCTCCGACTACACTGCCTTTCACCGTACCTGCACTTTGAGCAAAGGCGAGACAGGGGAAGAAGAATGTAATGAAGAACAGTAATTTTAGTTTCATACGTTAATTGGGGTATAATAATGAGGGGTTAAAAACTATTCTGATAATAATGCGTCAAAATCTACTATAGGTACACAGATAAACACAAGATTAAGGAATTGATTACCATCCATATCTATATTTACCTGTATAGTCTATGATAAGAAGATTTTGACACACTATGCAAAATACAAAGAAGAAAAAAGTTGGATTAATCAAGCTGGATTAACTCCATATCATCGTAATAGATATAGCCTCCTGCTTCATTTGTAGTCATATTTCTATAAGCTCTTATCTCAAAACGTACTTTAACCACATTTTCAGGCATTGTAATCTCAATTTTTACTTGTTGCCAATCAGGATTGTCGACAGAATATTCCTCTTGCTGTATTTCGGCATTCAAATCATTAACAGTTTTCCCATTAGCATCAACTAAAGCAAACCAATAACGACTGCTGGCTTTGGCATCATTATCTAAGAACCAATAGGACAAGCGATATTTCTTTCCGCCCAAAACCTCAGCTTCCTGCTGTATTTTACTTGTCTTACTACTTGATGTTTGTCTCAAAGAATAATCTCCACTATGTTTTATGGTTGCTTCCTTTACAATTTCACCTATATTATAATTATTATCCCATTTGATAGGAAGTTTTTCTCCCCATTCTTCAAATCCAGGGTTAATTAAAAGATTATTACCCGGCGTTGGCTCCGGTTCCGGCTCCGGTTCAACAGTGCCTCCACCTTCTCCTGAAGATAATTTAACACTAAATAAACGTAAACCACAAGTATTATCAGTTGATGTACAATAGAATTCCAATGTAGTTTTATCACTTACTGCAACATTCTCAATAACTAATTTAAACGGAAGATTAGCTTCGTTATTCTCTTTACTTACCACTTTACTCGGTACGGCAAGGTCTACACCGTTACAACGAACCTTTAAAGTAGCCAAGTCCTGGCTGGCACCCGGATCATAAACATTTGCCCCAACTTCATATTCCAAAGTAGCAGTAGTAGCTCCTTTCATATCAATGTTCTTTATCTTCAATGAATGCTCTACATTTGTGGAGAACCAAACATTAGTTTTTTTATCAGTACCAGTAGTACGCACACTAAGTTTTCCCGTAGCATCCTCAAACATTTCTTTAGGATTATCAAACCCTGTATAATCTTTTACCAATGGCCATTGGTTACCATTTTTTTCCGGTGTACCAAAAGTTTCAATAAATACCACTCCTTCCGGCTGCTCACCGCCACCTTCACCAAAGTCCACATTAATATCGCCACCAGGCTGGTCTGTCCACGATTCAATGCTTGCTCCGCCCATAGTAACGGCAGGTTTACCGTTTTCCGTGGACAAAGTAGCAGTGTACGTGTACTTATATCCGGCCTCAAAACCGGCACCGCCATTTACGGAAACAGGCCATTCGAAAGTCTTACCGTCCAGCACGAATGTCATCTTGACGCCATCCAGTGTAGTGGTAGGCAAGATAATCGCCTCAGCAGTAGTGCCATCGGCACTGACATTCATCTCGATATCGGCTTTACTCTCTTTAGCTGCCAGCGTACCGTCAGCCAGATTAAAATCGGCTTGTGTATTCATTCCGGAAAGAGAGATTTTCAATCCGCTTATATCGGGAAGAGTCTCATCGCTACCGACAGCAATCACAATCTGACTCAGTTTATGTTTGAAAGCCAGGTCTACAGCCTCTCCGGCAGCAATTGCCTTGGCATTATCAGAATAAAGCAAGTCTACTTTGGCAGGGTCTGCCTGATTATCTACAGACACGGCTAAAGTCTTACCGTTTAAAGATGCGGAATAAGGATAATAAGCAATGAAATTTGCCGTTCCTTCTTCCGGATACCTCAATGTCTGTCCCGGAGCAGCCGTAAGCGTACCGCCGTCCGATGCAACATATTTCTTGTTGGCAAATTCAGCAGTTTGCGTCGTCATAAAGATACCTACCTCATCACCATTGCTCCAAACGTCTTTGGAAGCTTTGGTCTGCAGGCCGTCAATGCGGGAATTGAAAGTAACGCTGTTACTGTCCAACCATTCACTATTGTCATCATTGTTAGTACATCCCGTAAAAACAAGGGCTGACAATGCGCCCATAATCAATAAATTACTGACTCTCATAATGATTTGTTTTTGAGATTGGTTTTGTTTTTATGTTGTCTTAATTGAGTACCTTTGTACAGTAGGATTATTGCCATTTGGATAAATCCAATTGGCTCTTTGTGCTCTCATCAAGTCCCGGGAAGAACTCAAATCCGGTATTCTTTTCCAAATCACTGACGGAAACCGCATATTTCATATAGGATTGAGAATCTGTATAGTCCCTATGTTGCATCCAGAAAGCAATCGTATGATACTTGCCGCCTATCTTACG
This window contains:
- a CDS encoding fimbrillin family protein — translated: MRVSNLLIMGALSALVFTGCTNNDDNSEWLDSNSVTFNSRIDGLQTKASKDVWSNGDEVGIFMTTQTAEFANKKYVASDGGTLTAAPGQTLRYPEEGTANFIAYYPYSASLNGKTLAVSVDNQADPAKVDLLYSDNAKAIAAGEAVDLAFKHKLSQIVIAVGSDETLPDISGLKISLSGMNTQADFNLADGTLAAKESKADIEMNVSADGTTAEAIILPTTTLDGVKMTFVLDGKTFEWPVSVNGGAGFEAGYKYTYTATLSTENGKPAVTMGGASIESWTDQPGGDINVDFGEGGGEQPEGVVFIETFGTPEKNGNQWPLVKDYTGFDNPKEMFEDATGKLSVRTTGTDKKTNVWFSTNVEHSLKIKNIDMKGATTATLEYEVGANVYDPGASQDLATLKVRCNGVDLAVPSKVVSKENNEANLPFKLVIENVAVSDKTTLEFYCTSTDNTCGLRLFSVKLSSGEGGGTVEPEPEPEPTPGNNLLINPGFEEWGEKLPIKWDNNYNIGEIVKEATIKHSGDYSLRQTSSSKTSKIQQEAEVLGGKKYRLSYWFLDNDAKASSRYWFALVDANGKTVNDLNAEIQQEEYSVDNPDWQQVKIEITMPENVVKVRFEIRAYRNMTTNEAGGYIYYDDMELIQLD